The following nucleotide sequence is from Nitrosopumilus adriaticus.
AAAATGAATGACGATAAAATAAAAGAATATGGAGAATTTTTCAAAGAAGCAAAAAACAAGCTTGATGAAATTAAGGAAAGAGAATACGATAATCTAGATGAAAACTCAAAATCAGAGTATGACGGATTAAAGAAAATGTTTGACATGCTTTTGCAAGTTAATCTTTCGGAATTAAAATAATCTAGCCAGAATTCTTCTTGAGGGATTTTTGAATATCATCAAACGCGCTTTGAACTTCAGTTACAGCTGCACCATCTTCTAAAGTACTCACATCACCAATTTTTTCATTGTTTGCAATTGCTTTTAGTAGTCTTCGCATAATTTTTCCACTTCGTGTTTTTGGTAGTTTTGAAACAAAATAGATTTGTTTTGGCGTTGCAATTGCGCCAATATCGTTTCTGATTTTTTCTGAAATTTCTTTTTCCAGTATTTTAGTATCAAACACTCCTTGTTTTAAAACAACAAACGCGATAATCACCTCTCCTTTAACCTCATCGGGAATTCCACAGACTGCAGATTCTGCGACATCGTGATGAGATACAATGCAGCTTTCAAGTTCTGCAGTCCCTATTCTATGTCCTGCAACTTTTAAAACATCATCTGCGCGACCAAGTAGCCAAAGATATCCATCATCATCTCTTAGAGCATAGTCTCCAGGATAGTAACAGTTCTCATATTTTGACCAGTAAACGGTTTTGTATTTTTCATCATCGCCCCATAATGTCAAAAGCATTCCAGGCCAGGGGTTTTTTACTACTAGGTATCCTTTGGTGTTATCTGGAACATCATCTCCATTTTCATCGACCACAGAAATATTTACACCGGGAATTGCACGTGTACCAGATCCTGGTTTCAAAGGTATTGTCTCTAGCCCAGGCAATGGAGAGATTAGCATTCCTCCAGTTTCTGTCTGCCACCAGGTATCAATAATAGGACATTTTTCCCTCCCAATTATTTTAAAATACCACTTCCAGACTTCAGGATTTATCGGCTCACCTACAGTTCCAAGTAATCTCAACGAAGAAAGATCAAACGAATTTGGAATGTCATCACCGAATTTCATAAACATCCTCAACGCAGTAGGTGTTGTGTAAAAAATTGTCACACGATATTTTTGTAAAATATCCCACATTCTTGAGGCATCAGGAAAATCAGGTGCACCCTCATACATCACCTGAGTTGCACCATGTAGAAATGGAGCATATACTACATAGCTGTGCCCTGTTACCCATCCAATATCAGCCGTACAAAAAAACACATCAGAGTCTTTAATGTCAAATGCCCACTTGAATGTCGAATACAAATGTGTCAAGTAGCCACCAGTTCCATGTAAAACTCCTTTTGGTTTTCCAGTGGTACCTGAAGTATACAGAATGTAAAGAGGGTGATCACTATCTAATTTTTCTGCATCACACTGATCTGATGCATTATTCATCAAATCATTCCAGAGTTTATCCTTCGAGGAAAGAGAAATTTCATTTTTTGTCCTTTCCAAAACCACAACATGTTCTACAAACTCCGAATCTTTGATTGCCTCATCGATTACATCCTTTAGTTTGACAATTTTCCCACGTCGATATCCACCATCTGCAGTAACAATGACTTTGGATTTTGAGTCAGTCACTCTGTCTTTTATTGATGCTGCACTAAATCCTGAAAAAATTACTGTATGAGTTGCACCGATTCTGGCGCATGCCATCATTACAATTGGCAGTTCAGGGACCATCGGAAGATAGATAGTTACTCTATCGCCTTTTTTCACACCAAGTGATTTTAGGACATTAGAGAATTTTTTTACTTGAGAGAACATCTCACCATAAGTGATGTTTCTAGACTCGCCATTCTCACCCTCCCATAGAATTGCAGATTTTTCAGATTTAGTCTTTTGATGTATATCTAGGGCGTTGTATGAGGCGTTAATTGTGCCTCCAACAAACCATTTTGCAAAAGGAGGCTGCCAATCCAGAGCCTTCTCCCAAGGAGAAAACCACGAGAGGTTTTTGGCCTGATCATCCCAAAATGACACGAAATCAGATTCGGCTTTTTTTCTTAAATTGACATCATTATTTCCAAGACCAATATCATATATTTTATCCATCAAAAAGTCTATGAAAGTAGATCTTTCTAAGTGTTAAAAAAATAATTAAAAAAATTATTGTGCTTCCATTCTAGCAAGCCAATCGTTATCATTGTCGTCTTTGGATGTTTCTGCTGTCACCTGTTGGGGTGGTTCTGGAAATGCAAATGCTGTTTCAGATTCAGTAGGAGGTTCAGGGATTTTATTAACTCCTGCTTCAATAGGTTCTGAATGCGTGATTATTGATTCGGTTGGTGCTTCTGGAAGAATTGTCTGAACTACTTGTTGTGGCTCAGGTGTCTCCAGATATGAAACGGCAGATTCTTGGATGTCTGGTGTCGGAGGTGCTGTAATCTCTGTTACTTCTGATTCAAGGTCAGCAATTCTACTCTTTACATTTGAGATTTCAGCTGTTTCGTGTGTTACATGTTCAATTATTTCAGTTGTACATGCTTTCACGGTCTCAAATGTTGCATCAGAGATTTCATTACTCTTGAATTGTACCTTTGCATCAAAGGATAACATTTTTGCAGACTTCATTTGTTCATCTAACTCTGTCAATCTTGCCTCAAGTTTGGCTTTGATTTCTCTTTCTGTCTCATCTAATGATGCAAGTTTTGACTTGTATTTTTCATGAATGATTTCTGCATCCACTTTCATGTCATCATTTTCAGAAACAATATCTATCAATGCCTTTAGACGACGTATTGTTAGTTGTTTTTCACGAATGAGTCTTTGAGAATCGAGTCTCCATTTTGGAATAAAAATAACAACATCGCCTTGTACTACAAGTTGCTCATATTGGATTTGCTGTAATCCTTGAGAACCGCAATCAATGCCAACGGATTGAATACTTCCGTCAATGTCAGTTATTGTTCCTACGACTTTACCCATGAATGTTCCGTACATGTCTTTGACGTTTTTACCGATTATTTCGATATCGTCGTGGGTCATGTGTGATTGTTTAGAGATTTGTATAACCGACAAAGTGTAAGTAATGTTTTTGGTTTTGGTAAGATTAAATTCACAAACTTTCTTCCTGAGGATTTTAGTAATTTTAAAATTTAGATATGAAAAAGGAGCCTCATGATACAAAAAGAAGAACTTGAACAGATTCTGAATTTTGTTGCCAGCAGATGGGTAGAAACTGCAAAAGATCCAAATAGCAAAGCTATGCAAAGTCTCCCAGATGATTTCTGGATGAATTCAATTGGCGGAAAAACAGCAAAGAAAGGATACTGGGTTACAACATTGATGTATACTGAAAATGAAGCTGATGCAGCATCTTTCAAAGAAGTGTTATTGAGATGGCAAGCAAAAGGTCAAGATAAAAACAGAGACAAGGGTCCCGATCTAATTCAAATTGGTAAAAAGAAATAGACTATTAATAATTGGAATCCCAGAGTTCGGTATTGTCGGAATTTTCAGCAAGTGAAAAAAAAATTTTATCAGATCACTTTTCCAACACTGAAGGAAATGTTTTTGCAATAATTACTCCAAGACAAGTAGATCGTGGAGCACTGATGTCACGATATAGTAGAACGGACAAAAGTATGAGAAGAATATTTCTCGATGAATTTTTAAAAAATAAAAACAGGGGAGAGGAATTCTACAACAGAGTTCTTTTAGAATATGGAGATGACTCTGTTGCAGAACTAGGTGAAGCTCAAATTGCAATCGAAGGATTATCTAACATAGCAGTAAAAAAAATAGAAGATAGACGGATAGGATTATCATATTTAGAAAAATCTTCAAGGTATGTTGCATGGAACAAAAAAGAAAAAGGAAAGTATAGGTTTTACAGAGATGCAGAAATTTCCAAATCAAAATATGCAGACATGTATGAAGACACATGTAATTTTTCTTTTGATGTCTATTCAAAAAACATAGAGCCAATGATAAATTATGTAAGAGAAAAATATCCAATTGAAAAATATAGTTTTAAAGATTCAACTGATGGAAAAGAAAA
It contains:
- the acs gene encoding acetate--CoA ligase; this encodes MDKIYDIGLGNNDVNLRKKAESDFVSFWDDQAKNLSWFSPWEKALDWQPPFAKWFVGGTINASYNALDIHQKTKSEKSAILWEGENGESRNITYGEMFSQVKKFSNVLKSLGVKKGDRVTIYLPMVPELPIVMMACARIGATHTVIFSGFSAASIKDRVTDSKSKVIVTADGGYRRGKIVKLKDVIDEAIKDSEFVEHVVVLERTKNEISLSSKDKLWNDLMNNASDQCDAEKLDSDHPLYILYTSGTTGKPKGVLHGTGGYLTHLYSTFKWAFDIKDSDVFFCTADIGWVTGHSYVVYAPFLHGATQVMYEGAPDFPDASRMWDILQKYRVTIFYTTPTALRMFMKFGDDIPNSFDLSSLRLLGTVGEPINPEVWKWYFKIIGREKCPIIDTWWQTETGGMLISPLPGLETIPLKPGSGTRAIPGVNISVVDENGDDVPDNTKGYLVVKNPWPGMLLTLWGDDEKYKTVYWSKYENCYYPGDYALRDDDGYLWLLGRADDVLKVAGHRIGTAELESCIVSHHDVAESAVCGIPDEVKGEVIIAFVVLKQGVFDTKILEKEISEKIRNDIGAIATPKQIYFVSKLPKTRSGKIMRRLLKAIANNEKIGDVSTLEDGAAVTEVQSAFDDIQKSLKKNSG
- a CDS encoding CdvA-like protein, with translation MTHDDIEIIGKNVKDMYGTFMGKVVGTITDIDGSIQSVGIDCGSQGLQQIQYEQLVVQGDVVIFIPKWRLDSQRLIREKQLTIRRLKALIDIVSENDDMKVDAEIIHEKYKSKLASLDETEREIKAKLEARLTELDEQMKSAKMLSFDAKVQFKSNEISDATFETVKACTTEIIEHVTHETAEISNVKSRIADLESEVTEITAPPTPDIQESAVSYLETPEPQQVVQTILPEAPTESIITHSEPIEAGVNKIPEPPTESETAFAFPEPPQQVTAETSKDDNDNDWLARMEAQ